The region GAGTGGTACACCTGTAATAGGATGGTCAAATTTCAACATTACCGCGTGCAGAGCTTGGCGATCAAATCCGCGAATCATCTCTGTCAATTCTTCTGAAGCACCTTTAGGAATACGAGCACGACCACCGTATGCACTGTCACCTAGCAATGGATGCTGGATATAAGACATATGCACACGAATCTGGTGGGTACGGCCCGTCTCTAGACGCAGGCGAATACGAGTATGTTCACGGAAGTGCTCCGCAACACGATAGTGAGTCACGGCTTCGCGACCTGTTGGACTAACCGCCATCAGAGTACGTTTTGTCGAGTGACGACCGATTGGTTTGTTAACCAAACCACCAGCAGTCATGCGGCCAATCGCAATCGCTTCATATTCACGGGTGATATTACGTTTTTGCAGTTCACGTACCAGCTTAGTTTGTGCTGGGACGGTTTTAGCAACCACCATCAAACCTGTTGTGTCTTTATCGAGACGATGCACGATACCTGCGCGAGGTACTTCTGCGATCGCTGGATAATGAAATAGCAACGCGTTTAATACGGTGCCATCAGGTGTACC is a window of Vibrio porteresiae DSM 19223 DNA encoding:
- the rluD gene encoding 23S rRNA pseudouridine(1911/1915/1917) synthase RluD, with translation MAQQIELTQTVKESQLGQRLDQAVAELFSDFSRSRLKEWLLEGKVSLNGNVITKPRTKVFGGEVISVIAELEDEERWEAQDIPLDIVYEDDDIIVINKPRDFVVHPGAGTPDGTVLNALLFHYPAIAEVPRAGIVHRLDKDTTGLMVVAKTVPAQTKLVRELQKRNITREYEAIAIGRMTAGGLVNKPIGRHSTKRTLMAVSPTGREAVTHYRVAEHFREHTRIRLRLETGRTHQIRVHMSYIQHPLLGDSAYGGRARIPKGASEELTEMIRGFDRQALHAVMLKFDHPITGVPLEFHAPVPDDMVEMAEALRQDALANPIEEY